The sequence below is a genomic window from Salvia hispanica cultivar TCC Black 2014 unplaced genomic scaffold, UniMelb_Shisp_WGS_1.0 HiC_scaffold_577, whole genome shotgun sequence.
GAAGCTGTGAAATACGTGATGCTGCTGCGTGCATCACAAAAGAGATTACAACGTATCACAATTCTCTCCAaaccaaaacaagaaaagagaGGAGcactataacaaaaaaatggcTAATGACACTTTTTAATTGTAGTAAGGACATTAATTTGTGTGTCTAACTATACCATCAATGCTTCATAAAGTATCCTTATTGTtgatgtcccaactaaaatgtCCTTATTGTTGATAATTTGTCCTCAATTTAGGGATGTTTCCTTAATGAtagctatttttaaaaaagttcaaaacacTAGTCATACTTTCTCAATTTATGTGTCCTTAAATGATACTCCGTCCGttcccaaagagtatgaacaatgggttcgacacgagtttttataaataagggaaaaagtaagagagagaaagagtagtgaaaataatgttagtggagagtgagcttcatattattataatgaaataataatgatataagttgtaaataaaatgatgtgtagggggcaatatgttgtttgaattttcaaaattagaaagtttatacttttcaggaacggacgaaaaaggaaatagttcataccatttgtggacggagggaataagttttttttagtggAGAAGATGTGTGGAACCCGATTTACCTTTTGATCTCCGTAGGCGATCCAGAAACGAGCCATGGCTCTCTCGTAAGGATGTTTGGGGAGCAATGGTGTGGGGTCAGGCCATGTTTCCTCGATGTATTCGAGTATCACAGCCGACTCTGTGATGGGCTTTCCGGCGTGGACGAGCACCGGAACCATCTTGTGGATGGGATTGTAGTGCAGAAGGGAAGGACTCTTGTTGGAAAGATCTTCTTGGACAAAGTCATACTCAACACCTTTAAGTTTAAGAGCCCATATTACTCTACGAACAAAAGGGCCTGCCTCAGTTCCATACAACCTTagtttgtttggtatttcttCCATTAAAGAGGTAAGTAaccaaaattatgaatttatacaAGTAGAGATGTTGAtatttagtgaaaaatgacgAGGACTATTCCTTGATATTTAGTCCAACTTGTTGATTGGGCGACGCGTGATCTTTTCTTAGCCACGCATGTATAGTCAAACATGTCGAGCTAGCACTATCCAATTACTTATTGCCTAATCACGAAATCGAttctctcctatttttgtCCACATTACAAGAAAATGAGC
It includes:
- the LOC125199594 gene encoding glutathione transferase GST 23-like — its product is MEEIPNKLRLYGTEAGPFVRRVIWALKLKGVEYDFVQEDLSNKSPSLLHYNPIHKMVPVLVHAGKPITESAVILEYIEETWPDPTPLLPKHPYERAMARFWIAYGDQKHHVFHSFLACSEEGKEKAAKDLLEMLKIVQDEALGDQKFFGGNTLSLVDLCYGWLTSLKYVERVVGVRVLEPTTLPKLYRWMQDFKEEPLVKENLPDLEAKLPELETLRKHLVSTNK